The proteins below come from a single Streptomyces spongiicola genomic window:
- a CDS encoding S8 family peptidase: MRLFARRAVTALLLAVAAAAPGAAAEADTEGPAPAPLYRSSQPVKGSYIVSLREGADPAAVARDAGVKRRYTYNRAMRGFSATLNAAQLDTLRLAPGVVAVEEDARVFARRLPPEPRVPSADRLPDRLPDRLPDRGGAGMLRRQAASWGLDRADQRALPLDGRFTAASKGWGVTVYIVDTGIDYGHSEFGGRAVSGFDAVGDGRRGRDCEGHGTHVAGTVAGTEYGVAPQAHVVSVRVLDCAGEGAWSGIIAGLDWVAKNARHPAVLNASLGGPPSPSANAAARAVFDSGVLPVVAAGNSAQDACGVSPASAPDVMTVGATDTSDAETGYSNYGRCLRLYAPGSDITSARMGGGATSMNGTSMAAPHVSGVAALYKAAHPAASPQEVADWLVAQSTKNAVRNISQGSPNRLLFTGGL; encoded by the coding sequence ATGCGACTGTTCGCGCGCCGCGCCGTCACCGCACTGCTGCTCGCCGTGGCCGCGGCGGCCCCCGGAGCGGCGGCGGAGGCGGATACGGAAGGGCCGGCCCCCGCCCCGCTGTACCGGTCGTCCCAGCCGGTGAAGGGCAGCTACATCGTCTCCCTCCGGGAAGGCGCCGACCCGGCCGCGGTCGCCCGGGACGCGGGTGTGAAGCGCAGGTACACCTACAACCGGGCCATGCGCGGGTTCTCCGCGACGCTGAACGCGGCCCAGCTCGACACCCTGCGGCTCGCACCGGGCGTGGTGGCCGTCGAGGAGGACGCGCGGGTCTTCGCGCGCCGGCTCCCCCCGGAGCCGCGTGTCCCGTCCGCGGACCGGCTCCCCGACCGGCTCCCGGACCGGCTCCCGGACCGGGGCGGTGCCGGGATGCTCCGCCGGCAGGCCGCGAGCTGGGGACTCGACCGCGCGGACCAGCGGGCCCTGCCGCTGGACGGGCGGTTCACCGCGGCGTCGAAGGGCTGGGGCGTCACCGTCTACATCGTCGACACCGGGATCGACTACGGTCACAGCGAGTTCGGCGGCCGCGCGGTGTCCGGTTTCGACGCCGTCGGCGACGGCCGCCGCGGCCGGGACTGCGAGGGCCACGGCACCCATGTCGCGGGGACGGTGGCGGGGACGGAGTACGGGGTGGCTCCACAGGCCCATGTGGTCAGCGTCCGGGTGCTCGACTGCGCGGGTGAGGGGGCCTGGTCCGGAATCATCGCGGGCCTCGACTGGGTGGCGAAGAACGCCCGGCACCCCGCCGTCCTGAACGCCTCCCTCGGAGGCCCCCCGTCCCCCTCCGCCAACGCCGCCGCCCGGGCCGTCTTCGACAGCGGGGTGCTGCCGGTCGTCGCGGCGGGCAACTCCGCGCAGGACGCGTGCGGGGTCTCGCCCGCGAGCGCTCCCGACGTCATGACCGTCGGTGCGACCGACACGTCGGACGCCGAGACCGGATACAGCAACTACGGCCGGTGCCTGCGGCTGTACGCCCCGGGCAGCGACATCACCTCCGCCCGGATGGGCGGTGGCGCCACGTCGATGAACGGCACCTCGATGGCCGCGCCGCACGTGTCCGGCGTCGCCGCGCTCTACAAGGCGGCACATCCCGCGGCGAGCCCCCAGGAGGTCGCCGACTGGCTCGTCGCCCAGTCCACGAAGAACGCCGTGAGGAACATCTCCCAGGGGTCTCCGAACCGGCTCCTCTTCACCGGCGGGCTGTGA
- the malQ gene encoding 4-alpha-glucanotransferase — MGLARLAALHGVATTYSPSAGVTVPVPDSTVVAVLAALDVDAATPEAVRAALAAAESTAEERLLPPTVVAWLPATGPPPVAVPPGSRVRVDLEGGGRLEWREHVPHVPAVQSGGTSAGDGPASTGDRAASAPDRPASAPDRPASAGDRAASAGGGPPAAHRWAELPAGVHRLTVRTSGGRTGSAALVVAPEAVDQPAGRVHGFLVQLYSLLSGRSWGMGDLGDLAELASWAGRALGSGFVQVNPLHAAVPGDPTDPSPYRPSSRRFPDPVHLRIEDIPEYAYVTGQDRHRLDAVLEQAAELRASVLEKGALIDRDAVWRLKVRALELVVRVPLGPGRRAAYCAYLAERGRALDDHATWCAFAEVHGSDWHAWPEGLRDPRSPETARARGDLMDRVDFHCRLAWLTDEQLAAAAAAARGARMAVGIVHDLAVGVHPDGADAWAQQDAFAAGMSVGAPPDAFNARGQDWGLPPWRPDVLAASGYAPFRGLLRGLLRHAGALRLDHVMGLFRLWWVPLGAQPTEGTYVRYDAEAMLAVLVLEAGRAGAVVIGEDLGTVEPGVREALSRRGVLGTSVLWFERDWAGSGRPLPPEDWRRGCVATATTHDLPSTAARLTGEHVALRHRLGLLTRPLDRERWEDSAEVAEWRACLARLGLLPEGTRDEEGGIRAVYRFLLRTPARMVGVWLPDAVGDRRPQNLPGTWDQYPNWRLPVADAAGRPMTLDDLAASPRLHALMDVFRPGPAPRTGTPGARPS; from the coding sequence ATGGGCCTGGCCCGGCTCGCCGCGCTGCACGGTGTCGCCACCACGTACTCGCCCTCGGCGGGCGTCACCGTACCCGTCCCCGACTCCACGGTCGTCGCGGTGCTCGCCGCTCTCGATGTGGACGCCGCCACACCGGAAGCGGTCCGTGCCGCCCTCGCGGCGGCCGAATCCACCGCCGAGGAGCGGCTGCTCCCGCCGACCGTGGTCGCGTGGCTCCCCGCCACCGGGCCGCCCCCCGTCGCCGTCCCGCCCGGCTCCCGGGTGCGTGTGGACCTGGAGGGCGGCGGCCGGCTGGAATGGCGGGAACACGTTCCCCACGTACCCGCGGTGCAGTCCGGCGGCACGTCGGCCGGGGACGGTCCGGCCTCCACCGGGGACCGTGCCGCCTCCGCCCCGGACCGTCCGGCCTCCGCCCCGGACCGTCCGGCCTCCGCGGGGGACCGTGCCGCCTCCGCCGGGGGCGGCCCACCCGCCGCGCACCGCTGGGCGGAACTGCCCGCCGGGGTGCACCGGCTGACCGTGCGGACGAGCGGCGGACGCACCGGCAGTGCCGCGCTCGTCGTCGCACCCGAGGCCGTGGACCAGCCCGCCGGGCGGGTCCACGGCTTCCTGGTGCAGCTGTACTCCCTGCTGTCCGGCCGTTCCTGGGGCATGGGCGACCTCGGGGACCTCGCCGAGCTAGCGTCCTGGGCCGGCCGCGCCCTCGGATCGGGATTCGTACAGGTCAACCCGCTGCACGCGGCCGTGCCCGGCGATCCGACCGACCCGTCCCCCTACCGCCCCTCCTCGCGCCGGTTCCCCGACCCCGTGCATCTGCGGATCGAGGACATCCCCGAGTACGCGTACGTCACCGGACAGGACCGCCACCGGCTTGACGCCGTCCTGGAGCAGGCCGCCGAACTGCGCGCCTCGGTCCTGGAGAAGGGCGCGCTGATCGACCGCGACGCCGTCTGGCGGCTCAAGGTCCGGGCGCTGGAACTGGTGGTGCGGGTCCCCCTCGGCCCCGGCCGCCGGGCCGCGTACTGCGCCTATCTGGCCGAGCGGGGCCGGGCGCTGGACGACCACGCCACCTGGTGCGCCTTCGCCGAGGTCCACGGCTCCGACTGGCACGCCTGGCCCGAGGGCCTGCGCGACCCGCGCTCCCCGGAGACGGCCCGAGCCCGCGGCGACCTCATGGACCGCGTCGACTTCCACTGCCGGCTCGCCTGGCTGACCGACGAGCAGCTGGCGGCGGCCGCGGCGGCGGCCCGCGGCGCCCGGATGGCCGTCGGGATCGTGCACGACCTCGCCGTCGGCGTGCACCCGGACGGCGCGGACGCCTGGGCCCAGCAGGACGCCTTCGCCGCGGGCATGTCGGTGGGCGCCCCGCCCGACGCGTTCAACGCCCGCGGCCAGGACTGGGGCCTGCCGCCCTGGCGGCCCGACGTGCTCGCCGCCTCGGGCTACGCCCCCTTCCGGGGGCTGCTGCGCGGACTCCTGCGGCATGCCGGCGCGCTGCGCCTCGACCATGTCATGGGCCTGTTCCGGCTCTGGTGGGTCCCCCTCGGCGCCCAGCCCACCGAGGGCACATACGTCCGCTACGACGCCGAGGCGATGCTCGCCGTCCTGGTGCTGGAGGCCGGCCGCGCCGGGGCGGTCGTCATAGGGGAGGACCTCGGCACCGTCGAGCCCGGGGTCCGCGAGGCCCTGTCGCGCCGGGGAGTGCTCGGCACCTCCGTCCTCTGGTTCGAGCGCGACTGGGCCGGCAGCGGCCGGCCGCTGCCGCCCGAGGACTGGCGCCGGGGCTGCGTGGCCACCGCCACCACCCACGACCTGCCGTCCACCGCGGCCCGCCTCACGGGCGAGCACGTGGCGCTGCGCCACCGGCTGGGCCTGCTCACCCGGCCGCTGGACAGGGAGCGCTGGGAGGACTCCGCCGAGGTGGCCGAATGGCGCGCCTGCCTGGCCCGGCTCGGCCTGCTGCCGGAGGGCACCCGCGACGAGGAGGGCGGGATCCGCGCCGTGTACCGGTTCCTGCTCCGGACCCCGGCCCGGATGGTCGGCGTCTGGCTGCCGGACGCCGTGGGGGACCGCCGTCCGCAGAACCTGCCCGGAACCTGGGACCAGTACCCGAACTGGCGGCTGCCCGTCGCGGACGCCGCCGGCCGCCCGATGACCCTGGACGACCTGGCCGCCTCGCCGAGGCTGCACGCGCTCATGGACGTGTTCCGGCCCGGGCCCGCACCCCGTACCGGCACCCCGGGCGCGCGGCCGTCCTAG
- a CDS encoding beta-N-acetylglucosaminidase domain-containing protein produces the protein MRFGRRKQTATAVAVAVIGGLLGTAPGALAAPEVPGSASTATPDREAAGTPPRVWPRPHTLKATGPAVPLGEDVTLLAAPDADPYAVETVRGSLRAAGVRTVHTELPGRGTLLHLGGTGALEALRALRVPERADLPRGGYRIGTGRVAGRDTVAVDGVGADGLFHGAQTLRQLVVDRTVPGVAVRDWPGTAVRGMTEGFYGRPWSHQQRLAQLDFMGRTKQNRYLYAPGDDVFRQARWRDPYPAAQRAEFRELAERARRNHVTLAWAVAPAQSMCLASDDDVKALKRKIDAMWALGVRAFQLQFQDVSYSEWHCDRDPDTFGSGPDAAAGAHARLAGEIAGHLAERHPGAEPLSVMPTEFYQDGATEYRTALAKLLAPGVQVAWTGVGVVPRTITGRELAGARQVFGRPMVTMDNYPVNDYAQGRIFLGPYTGREPAVASGSAALLANAMEQPTVSRIPLFTAADYAWNPKGYRPQESWRAAVDDLAGGDPGTREALGALAGNHSSSILGSTESAYLQPLMAEFWRSRTTDDAKARDEAARRLRAAFTVMREAPERLSPLGAEVGPWLDQLARYGTAGELAVDMLQTQARGDGETAWRTSLALAPLRTEIGRGKVTVGKGVLDPFLDRVAKESAAWTGADRRPGPAARSGDTYTIRLDRARPVEAVTAMTEPGPEGAAGTLEAHVPGQGWQTLGGLAASGWTQSRLRGLRADALRITGAPAATAVHALVPWFADEPRARLALGRDELDAPIGGGPQRTEAYVDAQRPDEVRGALTAKAPKGITVAVPKEVRAPRGRRTAVPVEVTVPPGTPAGEYEVPFAFGGEESTLTVRAYPATGGPDLLRTAVASSSGDETPDFPAAAATDGDPGTRWSSPAEDGAWWQAELPEPVRLGQLVLHWQDAHASRYRIQVSGDGRTWRTASTVRDGRGGRESVRLDAPGTRFVRVQGDARATRFGYSLWSVEAYAVSERAAGER, from the coding sequence GTGCGGTTCGGGCGCAGGAAGCAGACGGCGACCGCCGTCGCCGTCGCCGTGATCGGCGGGCTGCTCGGGACGGCTCCCGGGGCCCTCGCCGCGCCGGAGGTACCGGGCTCCGCCAGCACGGCCACCCCCGACCGGGAGGCCGCGGGAACGCCACCGCGGGTCTGGCCCCGCCCCCATACCCTCAAGGCCACCGGCCCCGCCGTGCCGCTGGGTGAGGACGTCACGCTGCTGGCGGCCCCGGACGCCGACCCGTACGCCGTCGAGACCGTACGCGGGTCGCTGCGCGCCGCCGGGGTGCGGACCGTCCACACGGAGCTGCCCGGCCGAGGCACGCTGCTCCACCTCGGCGGAACCGGAGCACTCGAGGCGCTGCGCGCCCTGCGCGTACCGGAACGCGCCGACCTGCCCCGGGGCGGCTACCGGATCGGCACCGGGCGGGTCGCCGGACGCGACACCGTCGCCGTGGACGGCGTCGGCGCGGACGGGCTGTTCCACGGGGCCCAGACGCTGCGGCAGCTCGTCGTGGACCGCACCGTGCCCGGGGTGGCCGTACGGGACTGGCCGGGCACGGCCGTACGCGGGATGACCGAGGGCTTCTACGGCCGCCCGTGGAGTCATCAGCAGCGGCTGGCGCAGCTCGACTTCATGGGCCGCACCAAGCAGAACCGCTATCTCTACGCACCGGGCGACGACGTGTTCCGGCAGGCCCGCTGGCGCGATCCGTACCCCGCCGCCCAGCGCGCCGAGTTCCGCGAGCTGGCCGAGCGGGCCCGGCGCAACCATGTGACACTCGCCTGGGCCGTCGCTCCCGCCCAGTCCATGTGCCTGGCCTCCGACGACGACGTGAAGGCACTCAAGCGCAAGATCGACGCCATGTGGGCACTGGGTGTGCGCGCCTTCCAACTGCAGTTCCAGGACGTCAGCTACAGCGAGTGGCACTGCGACCGGGACCCCGACACCTTCGGTTCCGGCCCGGACGCCGCGGCCGGGGCGCACGCGCGGCTCGCCGGGGAGATCGCCGGGCACCTCGCCGAACGCCACCCCGGCGCGGAGCCGCTGTCGGTGATGCCCACGGAGTTCTACCAGGACGGCGCGACCGAGTACCGCACGGCGCTCGCCAAGCTGCTGGCACCCGGTGTCCAGGTCGCCTGGACGGGGGTGGGGGTCGTGCCCCGCACCATCACCGGGCGGGAACTCGCCGGAGCCCGGCAGGTGTTCGGCCGCCCGATGGTCACCATGGACAACTACCCCGTCAACGACTACGCGCAGGGCCGCATCTTCCTCGGGCCCTACACCGGACGGGAGCCGGCCGTCGCTTCCGGTTCCGCCGCGCTGCTCGCCAACGCCATGGAGCAGCCGACCGTGTCCCGCATCCCGCTGTTCACGGCGGCCGACTACGCCTGGAACCCGAAGGGCTACCGGCCCCAGGAGTCCTGGCGCGCGGCGGTGGACGACCTCGCGGGCGGCGACCCGGGGACCAGGGAGGCGCTCGGCGCGCTCGCCGGGAACCACTCCTCGTCCATCCTCGGCTCCACCGAGTCCGCCTACCTCCAGCCCCTGATGGCCGAGTTCTGGCGCTCGCGAACCACCGACGACGCCAAGGCCAGGGACGAGGCGGCGCGGCGGCTGCGGGCGGCGTTCACCGTGATGCGGGAGGCCCCGGAGCGGCTGTCCCCGCTCGGTGCCGAGGTCGGCCCCTGGCTGGACCAGCTGGCCCGCTACGGCACCGCGGGGGAACTCGCCGTCGACATGCTGCAGACCCAGGCGCGCGGCGACGGCGAGACGGCCTGGCGGACGTCGCTGGCGCTCGCCCCCCTGCGCACCGAGATCGGCCGGGGGAAGGTGACCGTCGGCAAGGGCGTGCTCGACCCCTTCCTCGACCGGGTGGCGAAGGAGTCCGCGGCGTGGACGGGCGCCGACCGCAGGCCGGGCCCGGCGGCCCGTAGCGGCGACACCTACACGATCCGGCTGGACCGCGCCCGGCCCGTGGAGGCCGTGACCGCGATGACCGAACCCGGCCCGGAGGGCGCCGCGGGCACGCTGGAGGCGCATGTCCCGGGCCAGGGCTGGCAGACGCTCGGCGGGCTCGCGGCCTCCGGCTGGACCCAGAGCCGCCTGCGGGGACTGCGTGCGGACGCCCTCCGCATCACCGGGGCACCGGCGGCGACCGCCGTGCACGCGCTGGTGCCGTGGTTCGCCGACGAGCCCCGGGCCCGGCTCGCCCTCGGCCGGGACGAGCTGGACGCGCCGATCGGCGGCGGCCCGCAGCGCACCGAGGCGTATGTCGACGCCCAGCGTCCCGACGAGGTGCGCGGCGCGCTCACCGCCAAGGCTCCCAAGGGCATCACGGTGGCCGTGCCGAAGGAGGTGCGGGCGCCCCGCGGCCGGCGTACGGCCGTGCCCGTCGAGGTGACGGTGCCGCCGGGGACTCCGGCGGGCGAGTACGAGGTGCCGTTCGCCTTCGGCGGGGAGGAGAGCACGCTGACCGTACGGGCCTACCCCGCGACCGGCGGCCCCGATCTGCTCCGTACGGCCGTGGCGTCGTCGTCCGGCGACGAGACCCCCGACTTCCCGGCGGCCGCCGCGACGGACGGCGACCCCGGCACCCGCTGGTCCTCCCCCGCGGAGGACGGCGCCTGGTGGCAGGCGGAGCTTCCCGAGCCGGTCCGGCTGGGCCAGCTGGTCCTGCACTGGCAGGACGCGCACGCGTCGAGGTACCGCATCCAGGTCTCGGGCGACGGGCGCACCTGGCGCACGGCCTCGACCGTCCGCGACGGCCGGGGCGGCCGCGAGTCGGTCCGCCTGGACGCGCCGGGGACTCGTTTCGTCCGTGTGCAGGGCGACGCGCGGGCGACGCGCTTCGGCTACTCGCTGTGGTCGGTCGAGGCCTACGCGGTGTCGGAGCGGGCCGCCGGCGAGCGCTGA
- a CDS encoding HNH endonuclease produces MPHVLVLNASYEPLGVVPLRRALVLVLENKAVCLEESGAFMHSATRVIPAPSVVRLKRFVRVPYRGPVPLTRRALFARDGGRCMYCGGVATSVDHVVPRSRGGQHVWDNVVAACRRCNHVKADRHLRELGWRLRHQPAPPSGLAWRIIGTGHRDPRWLPYLQPYGADDAMARIDGISA; encoded by the coding sequence GTGCCGCATGTCCTGGTCCTCAACGCGTCGTACGAGCCGCTCGGCGTCGTACCGCTCCGCCGCGCGCTCGTCCTCGTCCTCGAGAACAAGGCCGTCTGCCTCGAGGAGTCCGGCGCCTTCATGCACAGTGCGACCCGGGTGATCCCCGCGCCCAGCGTGGTCCGGCTCAAGCGTTTCGTCCGGGTCCCCTACCGGGGGCCCGTTCCTCTGACCCGTCGTGCGCTGTTCGCCCGCGACGGGGGCCGCTGCATGTACTGCGGTGGCGTCGCAACCAGCGTCGACCACGTCGTTCCGCGCAGTCGCGGCGGTCAGCACGTCTGGGACAACGTGGTGGCGGCGTGCCGCCGCTGCAACCACGTCAAGGCCGACCGGCACCTGCGTGAGCTGGGCTGGCGGCTGCGGCACCAACCCGCCCCGCCGAGCGGTCTCGCCTGGCGCATCATCGGCACCGGGCATAGGGACCCGCGCTGGCTGCCATATCTGCAGCCGTACGGCGCGGACGACGCGATGGCCCGGATCGACGGCATCTCCGCCTGA
- a CDS encoding mechanosensitive ion channel family protein, protein MFLAADPSDPPVSLDEAAERANEAAGWVEQNWATWLNVGLRILLIVVIAVMLRIAVRRALTKLIERMNRSAQAVEGTALGGLLVNAERRRQRSEAIGSVLRSVASFVILATAGLMVLGALNINLAPLLASAGVAGVALGFGARNLVTDFLSGVFMILEDQYGVGDAIDAGVASGEVIEVGLRVTKLRGDDGEIWYVRNGEIKRIGNRSQGWATASVEVNVSPSEDLGRVRELIEEAAAAMAKEEPWNERLWGPVEVLGLTEVLIDRMTISVSAKTMPGKAPGVERELRWRIKRAFDEAGVRIIGGVPQQAGEQDAHDPTAGMAAPSAYASATSPQSVAASPISPPAPLSK, encoded by the coding sequence GTGTTCCTGGCCGCCGATCCGTCCGATCCGCCCGTCAGTCTCGACGAGGCCGCAGAGCGGGCCAACGAGGCCGCCGGATGGGTGGAGCAGAACTGGGCCACCTGGCTGAACGTGGGTCTGCGGATCCTGCTGATCGTGGTGATCGCGGTCATGTTGCGGATCGCCGTCCGCCGTGCGCTCACCAAGCTCATAGAACGGATGAACCGCAGCGCGCAGGCCGTGGAGGGCACCGCGCTGGGCGGTCTGCTGGTCAACGCCGAGCGGCGCAGACAGCGCTCCGAGGCGATCGGCTCGGTGCTGAGGTCGGTCGCGTCGTTCGTGATCCTGGCCACGGCGGGTCTGATGGTGCTCGGCGCCCTCAACATCAACCTGGCCCCGCTCCTCGCCTCCGCCGGCGTGGCGGGCGTGGCCCTCGGGTTCGGCGCGCGAAACCTGGTCACCGACTTCCTCTCCGGTGTCTTCATGATCCTCGAGGACCAGTACGGAGTCGGCGACGCGATCGACGCGGGGGTCGCCTCGGGCGAGGTGATCGAGGTGGGCCTGCGGGTGACGAAGCTGCGCGGAGACGACGGCGAGATCTGGTACGTCCGCAACGGCGAGATCAAGCGGATCGGCAACCGGAGCCAGGGCTGGGCCACGGCATCCGTGGAGGTGAACGTGTCACCGTCCGAGGACCTGGGCCGGGTGCGCGAACTCATCGAGGAGGCCGCCGCCGCGATGGCCAAGGAGGAGCCCTGGAACGAGCGGCTGTGGGGTCCGGTCGAGGTGCTGGGCCTCACCGAGGTGCTGATCGACCGGATGACGATCTCCGTGTCCGCGAAGACCATGCCGGGCAAGGCGCCGGGCGTGGAGCGCGAGCTGCGCTGGCGCATCAAACGCGCCTTCGACGAGGCGGGGGTGCGGATCATCGGTGGAGTGCCGCAGCAGGCCGGGGAGCAGGACGCGCACGACCCGACGGCCGGCATGGCGGCCCCGTCCGCCTACGCCTCCGCCACGTCGCCGCAGTCGGTGGCCGCGTCCCCGATCTCCCCTCCGGCCCCGCTGTCGAAGTAG
- a CDS encoding ricin-type beta-trefoil lectin domain protein translates to MHELQKVVPTTASWESGCSQAADSELAERIRSRGPVDDGAESELKRRHIAFALVCAQLCTRGRVAADRLAREALERAAEAARSGFDPSGTWRDFVLTCVHRTALSWARGGRRPLLEPAFLGWADGHGEDRADGHGESRAGGHGEDRGGRPAGPTPSEQQQALREGFFALPEAARGLLWYSLVDKEPDERVATYTGVSPDAVPALLARARQSLHGALLQAHAERAGDTRCNGFRRLVEAAAVAGTNPRCGDLAVHLDTCLACEGLLTQLILLSDDLRTALADGLLVRDGAAYASAVAQRAPTPAPGPPPAGRPEVGDSTLWNPGPVDRPARRRPGRWARVAGAVAAVAAVSVPLLLIAERQSGEQGPGGGRAEARPAAPVSPSGTGTGPALPGAGSTPPPGDLVYGRIMHAGSGLCLDIEDGLVVKRGGTVAARCTQASTQRWALDAQGRLHNLHDSAFCLKTDGDAAGVGVRPCDSDNPEKLEKMAFLVEPVGPIRPKTDPEAALVPDPDWVENPRPLELRTVTGGSDQSWTVESLVSPTRGRATAGP, encoded by the coding sequence ATGCATGAGCTGCAGAAGGTCGTTCCGACGACCGCGTCCTGGGAGAGCGGCTGCTCGCAGGCCGCGGACTCGGAACTCGCCGAGCGCATCCGCTCCCGAGGCCCGGTCGACGACGGGGCCGAGAGCGAGCTGAAGCGGCGCCATATCGCCTTCGCCCTGGTCTGCGCACAGCTGTGCACCCGGGGCCGGGTGGCCGCCGACCGGCTGGCGCGCGAGGCGCTGGAACGGGCGGCCGAAGCCGCACGCTCGGGCTTCGACCCCAGCGGCACCTGGCGCGACTTCGTACTGACGTGTGTGCACCGCACCGCCCTGAGCTGGGCCCGAGGCGGCAGGCGGCCCCTGCTCGAACCCGCCTTCCTCGGCTGGGCGGACGGCCACGGCGAGGACCGGGCGGACGGCCACGGCGAGAGCCGGGCGGGCGGCCACGGCGAGGACCGCGGTGGCCGGCCCGCCGGGCCGACTCCGTCGGAGCAGCAGCAGGCGCTCCGCGAGGGCTTCTTCGCCCTCCCCGAGGCCGCCAGGGGTCTCCTGTGGTACTCGCTGGTGGACAAGGAGCCGGACGAGAGGGTCGCGACCTACACCGGGGTGTCGCCGGACGCCGTTCCGGCCCTGCTGGCCAGGGCCCGGCAGTCCCTGCACGGCGCCCTGCTACAGGCACACGCGGAGCGCGCCGGGGACACCCGCTGCAACGGCTTCCGGCGCCTCGTCGAGGCCGCGGCGGTCGCCGGCACCAACCCCCGCTGCGGCGACCTCGCCGTCCACCTCGACACCTGCCTCGCCTGCGAGGGGCTGCTGACGCAACTGATCCTGCTCTCCGACGACCTGCGCACCGCACTGGCCGACGGGCTGCTCGTCCGTGACGGTGCGGCGTACGCGTCCGCCGTCGCGCAGCGGGCCCCCACCCCGGCCCCCGGTCCCCCACCGGCAGGCCGGCCGGAAGTCGGGGACAGCACGCTGTGGAACCCCGGACCGGTAGACCGCCCCGCGCGGCGCCGACCGGGGCGCTGGGCGCGCGTAGCCGGTGCGGTGGCCGCAGTGGCCGCCGTATCGGTCCCCCTGCTGCTCATCGCCGAGCGCCAGTCCGGGGAGCAGGGGCCCGGTGGCGGCCGGGCCGAGGCCCGCCCGGCCGCCCCGGTATCCCCCAGCGGGACCGGCACCGGTCCCGCGCTGCCCGGGGCCGGGAGCACACCTCCGCCCGGCGATCTCGTCTACGGGCGGATCATGCACGCGGGCAGCGGACTGTGCCTGGACATCGAGGACGGACTGGTCGTCAAGCGCGGCGGCACCGTGGCGGCCCGGTGCACCCAGGCCTCCACGCAGCGGTGGGCCCTGGACGCGCAGGGACGACTCCACAACCTCCACGACTCCGCGTTCTGCCTGAAGACGGACGGGGACGCAGCGGGCGTCGGTGTCCGCCCGTGCGACTCGGACAATCCGGAGAAGCTGGAGAAGATGGCCTTCCTCGTCGAGCCGGTGGGCCCGATCCGGCCGAAAACCGACCCCGAGGCCGCGCTCGTCCCGGACCCGGACTGGGTGGAGAACCCGCGGCCTCTGGAGCTTCGTACCGTGACCGGCGGCAGCGATCAGAGCTGGACCGTGGAGTCCCTCGTATCGCCCACGAGGGGCAGGGCGACGGCCGGGCCGTGA
- a CDS encoding 6-phospho-beta-glucosidase, with amino-acid sequence MPQSTAGHPRDPRQAKIAVVGGGSTYTPELIDGFARLREILPLGELVLIDPAADRLDLVGGLARRIFARQGHPGTVSTTGDLDAGVAGADAVLLQLRVGGQAAREQDETWPLECGCVGQETTGAGGLAKALRTVPVVLDIAERVRRAAPDAWIVDFTNPVGIVTRALLLAGHRAVGLCNVAIGLQRKFAALLDTAPGEVHLDHVGINHLTWETGVRLGGPEGEDVLPRLLAGHAGSLAGDLRLPREVLDRLGAVPSYYLRYFYAHDTVVRETRTAPPRAAEVAALEERLLAMYGDPSLDEKPALLAQRGGAYYSEAAVDLVASLLGGTGSPYQVVNTHNDGTLPFLPDDAVVETQAVVGTKGAVPLPPPDVDPLYRGLIANVTAYEELALEAALRGGRDRVFKALLAHPLVGQYAYAEALTERLIAHNREHLPWA; translated from the coding sequence ATGCCGCAATCCACCGCGGGCCACCCCCGTGACCCCCGGCAGGCGAAGATCGCCGTCGTGGGCGGCGGGTCCACATACACACCCGAACTGATCGACGGATTCGCGCGGTTGAGGGAGATCCTGCCGCTCGGCGAACTGGTGCTGATCGACCCGGCAGCCGACCGGCTTGACCTGGTCGGCGGGCTCGCCCGGCGGATCTTCGCCCGCCAGGGTCACCCCGGGACCGTTTCGACCACCGGCGACCTGGACGCAGGGGTGGCCGGCGCCGACGCCGTGCTGCTGCAACTGCGCGTGGGCGGTCAGGCCGCGCGGGAGCAGGACGAGACCTGGCCGCTGGAGTGCGGCTGCGTCGGGCAGGAGACGACCGGGGCCGGCGGGCTGGCCAAGGCGCTGCGCACCGTACCCGTGGTGCTGGACATCGCCGAACGGGTGCGGCGCGCGGCCCCGGACGCCTGGATCGTCGACTTCACCAACCCGGTCGGCATCGTGACCCGTGCGCTGCTCCTCGCCGGTCACCGGGCGGTCGGGCTGTGCAACGTCGCGATCGGCCTGCAGCGGAAGTTCGCCGCGCTGCTGGACACCGCGCCGGGCGAGGTGCACCTGGACCATGTGGGCATCAACCATCTGACCTGGGAGACGGGTGTCCGGCTGGGCGGGCCGGAGGGCGAGGACGTCCTGCCGCGGCTGCTCGCCGGGCACGCGGGCTCCCTCGCCGGGGACCTGCGGCTACCGCGGGAGGTCCTGGACCGCCTCGGCGCGGTGCCGTCGTACTACCTGCGCTACTTCTACGCGCACGACACGGTCGTACGGGAGACGAGGACCGCCCCGCCCAGGGCCGCGGAGGTCGCGGCCCTGGAGGAACGGCTCCTGGCGATGTACGGCGACCCGTCGCTGGACGAAAAGCCCGCACTGCTCGCCCAGCGGGGCGGCGCCTACTACTCGGAGGCCGCCGTCGACCTCGTCGCATCACTCCTCGGGGGGACGGGCAGTCCCTACCAGGTGGTCAATACCCACAACGACGGCACGCTGCCGTTCCTCCCCGACGACGCCGTCGTCGAGACGCAGGCGGTCGTCGGCACCAAGGGTGCCGTGCCGCTGCCACCGCCCGACGTCGATCCGCTGTACCGCGGGCTGATCGCGAACGTCACGGCCTACGAGGAGCTGGCACTGGAGGCGGCACTCCGCGGCGGCCGGGACCGCGTTTTCAAGGCGCTGCTGGCGCACCCGCTGGTCGGCCAGTACGCGTACGCCGAAGCCCTCACGGAGCGGCTGATCGCCCACAACCGGGAGCACCTTCCGTGGGCGTGA